From the genome of Bactrocera oleae isolate idBacOlea1 chromosome 2, idBacOlea1, whole genome shotgun sequence, one region includes:
- the LOC106624094 gene encoding uncharacterized protein — translation MADVIPDISKLPKCVKDISISDEYIKYLPSIATKAKTKDEAECLLQHIVAVIEFEILIKSQKDASNIVNQVVLNTAYRAYFQLLQQHKLPETHLNALPKPKLLYDDECGFQLLYAVLLTDQHARTFDPETLIIECTKTLSDAINEYCGSLLYILKVLNLLLIKFPKFNTNIPLQQIYYCLQCNQYGMREESLNLFSNCCRQIEYAFENFQVILEFWPWSNRFKFYLISCILKTYNLIEYLRSAQHSVSEFFSGVRLSLSHKSLLAASQYLVKALSAQNSDELLQLSTDILTRGTVKEIKNFYAQWYGRIEQKDRLFDFLQNQPEIVNFLENTIDGSIEQDYFRSTLIFSMFSRQIFEASKLHFFKISTELITNCFQFELETQMLVFKFVVDNLASFAIEDCLEFTAAFIKEHKCIENAQYRNEILGKIPAIVNYVAKTFSKLHDAGGITTLETSIQTFFKHMHLLIDADIGSDIYQPKIFSLRLLEILLKSLYADNLEKNAKNCCLTQNKKLGNFLVEQQVFESASVGAALFKLLDDPLGFDDALELIMRLLQQIKFAEVDESVRLCKEFSRRCDVDECVLSTLYARVTLNCCKSTGDEEGISILLQFAIISLKEELEDFQKDPVLVCKTRNHLFGFINIVGEVVQGNICLKTETQNEILDLLEKVLNLVLDLLNVCKADPMQAASNAASFQDMDESLEILVQKSAYKVEDHGEVRKFLLMSFWLTLKAACDLATEIGMRYVATTGYDSSDCQNMILKRCLDINVTVLTRCRHKGAIEAAGVSIGKLTKSVTSHCTTTSAVYHLLDNCLELLFDNTKQVSITRRGAGYSIMMLHIVKNEQQRTRPLLKNVMNRTIALLKNYRATDGSNVGNFDRLEALLLHYLGVLVRDTELREATSHYYNEILLVTLKRIEHPEWTEFNAALQLFGALVPKIVGQTLAKDFDAAAGNENNDITYDEIIRKLPTACDYILNYFASKQDLNTDTRTTVLFLGFLSKVKHLPKQIGVHECSFLHRIRELMWRLLAHRCESVRKMAALCFVRAHDFRLELPQALISISNILGNVSNQNLLLGFIATLAEGILRMQHESMCINDGAYKDFMQQLRSSLANFKLTHKYEPYSISKLLDIFLLVGFDAQVSIVQELLCAPTADEAAIGYDVWQQCAEKFKSKS, via the exons ATGGCAGATGTAATTCCAGATATTAGTAAGCTTCCAAAGTGTGTAAAAGATATCTCCATATCCGatgagtatataaaatatttgcct TCAATTGCAACAAAAGCGAAAACCAAAGATGAGGCAGAATGCTTACTTCAGCACATTGTGGCTGTAATAGAGTtcgaaattttgataaaatcgCAAAAAGATGCATCGAATATAGTCAATCAGGTTGTTTTGAATACAGCTTATCGTGCATATTTCCAATTGCTGCAGCAACATAAACTGCCAGAGACCCATTTGAACGCTTTACCTAAGCCAAAATTGTTGTATGACGATGAATGTGGCTTCCAGTTATTATACGCCGTTCTATTAACTGATCAGCATGCGCGGACTTTCGATCCTGAGACACTAATTATTGAATGTACTAAAACATTAAGTGACGCTATTAACGAATACTGCGGTAGCCTGCTATACATACTTAAAGTcttgaatttattattgattaaatttCCAAAGTTCAACACAAATATACCGCTCCAGCAAATCTATTATTGCTTACAATGCAACCAATATGGCATGCGCGAAGAGTCGCTGAaccttttttcaaattgttgtcGGCAAATTGAATacgcttttgaaaattttcaagttattttAGAGTTTTGGCCATGGTCAAATCGatttaaattctatttaattAGTTGCATATTGAAAACGtacaatttaattgaatatcTGCGGAGTGCACAGCATTCAGTGAGTGAATTTTTCTCTGGTGTACGTCTAAGTCTGAGTCATAAGAGCCTTTTAGCCGCTAGTCAATATTTAGTAAAAGCATTAAGTGCACAAAACTCCGATGAGCTACTACAGCTAAGTACTGATATACTCACAAGGGGTACAgttaaagaaatcaaaaatttttacgcACAATGGTATGGGCGTATAGAGCAAAAAGATAGATTGTTCgattttttgcaaaatcaaCCGGAAATAGTAAACTTCCTCGAAAACACAATCGATGGTTCCATCGAACAGGATTATTTTCGTTCAACCTTAATCTTTAGCATGTTTTCACGACAAATATTCGAAGCATCAAAGCTACACTTTTTTAAAATCAGTACTGAACTTATAACAAACTGCTTCCAATTCGAATTGGAAACACAAATGTTGGTTTTCAAGTTCGTTGTTGACAATTTGGCTAGTTTTGCCATTGAGGATTGTCTGGAATTCACAGCTGCATTTATAAAGGAGCATAAATGCATTGAAAATGCTCAGTATCGTAAtgaaattttgggtaaaatacCAGCAATCGTTAACTATGTGGCGAAAACGTTTAGCAAATTGCATGATGCTGGAGGCATAACCACGCTTGAGACCAGCATACAGACATTTTTCAAGCATATGCACCTTTTAATTGATGCCGACATTGGTAGTGACATTTATCaaccgaaaatattttcgttGCGCCTCTTAGAGATTTTGCTAAAATCATTATACGCTGACAATTTGGAGAAGAATGCCAAAAATTGTTGCTTAacgcaaaataaaaaacttggaAACTTTTTGGTTGAACAACAAGTATTCGAATCTGCTAGCGTAGGAGCAGCACTCTTCAAACTACTTGACGATCCATTGGGTTTTGATGATGCATTAGAATTGATAATGCGCTTACTGCAACAAATCAAATTTGCCGAAGTGGACGAAAGTGTGCGCTTATGCAAGGAATTTAGCCGCCGCTGCGATGTGGACGAATGTGTTTTAAGCACACTTTATGCAAGAGTGACATTAAATTGCTGCAAAAGCACAGGCGATGAAGAAGGGATATCGATTTTACTTCAATTCgctataatttctttgaaagaAGAACTGGAAGATTTTCAAAAAGATCCAGTGTTGGTGTGTAAGACACGAAATCACTTATTTGGCTTTATCAATATAGTTGGAGAAGTTGTGCAAGGCAATATTTGCCTAAAAACGGAAACGCAAAACGAAATACTAGACCTTTTGGAAAAAGTGCTGAATTTAGTTTTGGATTTACTGAATGTATGCAAAGCTGATCCCATGCAAGCTGCTAGTAATGCAGCGAGCTTCCAAGATATGGACGAGAGTTTGGAAATATTGGTGCAGAAAAGCGCATACAAAGTGGAAGATCATggagaagttcgaaaatttttacttATGTCATTCTGGCTAACATTGAAG GCGGCCTGCGATTTGGCAACGGAAATCGGTATGCGGTATGTAGCAACAACTGGATATGACTCCAGTGATTGTCAGAATATGATATTAAAACGTTGTTTGGATATAAATGTAACGGTGCTAACGCGTTGTAGGCACAAAGGTGCCATCGAAGCAGCTGGCGTAAGTATAG GCAAACTAACTAAAAGTGTTACTTCGCATTGCACTACAACTTCGGCGGTGTACCACTTATTAGACAACTGCTTGGAACTCTTGTTCGACAATACAAAGCAGGTCAGCATTACACGTCGCGGTGCCGGTTACTCCATCATGATGCTGCATATCGTGAAGAATGAACAGCAACGCACAAGACCATTACTTAAGAATGTAATGAATAGAACTATAGCATTACTTAAGAATTACCGCGCAACCGACGGTTCGAATGTTGGAAATTTCGATCGTTTGGAGGCATTACTATTGCACTACCTGGGCGTTTTAGTGCGTGATACCGAGTTGCGCGAAGCCACATCACATTATTATAATGAAATACTATTAGTAACATTAAAGCGCATCGAGCATCCCGAATGGACGGAATTCAATGCAGCATTGCAGCTTTTTGGTGCATTAGTACCGAAAATTGTTGGGCAAACGCTGGCCAAGGATTTTGATGCGGCAGCTGGTAATGAAAACAACGATATTACTTATGATGAAATCATACGAAAACTGCCAACGGCTTGCGATTATATACTCAACTATTTTGCCAGCAAACAAGACTTGAATACCGACACACGCACCACCGTTTTATTCCTGGGCTTCCTCTCAAAGGTTAAGCATTTACCCAAACAAATCGGCGTGCATGAATGCAGTTTTTTGCACCGAATACGCGAGCTAATGTGGCGTCTATTGGCGCATCGCTGTGAAAGCGTGCGTAAGATGGCTGCGCTTTGTTTTGTACGCGCGCACGACTTTAGACTCGAACTGCCTCAAGCGTTAATAAGCATTTCCAATATACTTGGTAATGTAAGCAATCAGAATTTGTTGCTGGGTTTTATTGCTACGCTTGCGGAAGGCATACTACGTATGCAACATGAAAGTATGTGCATTAACGATGGGGCTTACAAAGATTTTATGCAACAACTACGTTCATCTTTGGCCAACTTCAAACTCACACATAAATATGAGCCATACTCAATAAGCAAACTGCTAGATATTTTCCTCTTAGTTGGCTTTGATGCACAGGTGAGCATTGTGCAAGAATTGCTATGTGCACCAACTGCGGACGAAGCTGCTATTGGCTATGATGTGTGGCAGCAGTGTGCTGAAAAGTTTAAGAGCAAATCTTAA
- the unk gene encoding RING finger protein unkempt yields MANEASKLLLSTQQEKPNHYTYLKEFRVEQCQSFLQHKCNQHRPFVCFNWHFQNQRRRRPVRKRDGTFNYSADNYCTKYDETTGICPDGDDCPFLHRTAGDTERRYHLRYYKTCMCVHDTDSRGYCVKNGHHCAFAHGIQDQRPPVYDIKELESLQNAELALDGTNAQNALDKERNLMNEDPKWQDTNYVLTNYKTEPCKRPPRLCRQGYACPQYHNSKDKRRSPRKFKYRSTPCPNVKHGEEWGEPGNCEAGDNCQYCHTRTEQQFHPEIYKSTKCNDVQQAGYCPRSVFCAFAHVEPCPMDELRENALSASLANSSLLSRSSAPINIPNSTLNNSMNGEYYNSAGFSVNIPSNSLTYSPTSHSNLFSVSDAFNYSGSNTNKLSNSLSAATQNDSSSLFFPSRIISPGFADGLSISPSVRISELNSIRDDINSSSVGNMLFDNTMPTTKNAFSLQSLQNQNNSDVNRLSTELMTKNSQIVKLTNRIDETARKLNLTELQRDKAKQEAIEWKERYDLAQTQLHLSTELRNLSIQKLKQLQSKLRTDLEEVEKVLYLENAKKCMKCEENNRTVTLEPCNHFILCDSCACSVTECPYCQVSVVTTHT; encoded by the exons ATGGCGAATGAAGCAAGTAAATTGCTCCTTTCTACACAACAAGAAAAACCAAATCATTACac GTACTTAAAGGAATTTCGCGTCGAACAGTGTCAGTCTTTTCTGCAGCACAAATGTAACCAACATAGACCATTTGTATGCTTCAATTGGCATTTCCAAAACCAACGACGCCGTCGCCCTGTCCGTAAACGAGATGGTACATTCAATTATAGTGCAGATAATTATTGCACCAAATACGATGAAACTACAGGCATATGTCCCGATGGTGACGA CTGCCCATTTCTTCATCGCACCGCGGGTGATACTGAAAGACGATACCATTTGCGTTACTATAAAacctgtatgtgtgtacatgacACCGATAGTCGTGGTTATTGTGTTAAAAATGGGCATCACTGTGCTTTTGCGCATGGCATACAGGATCAACGTCCACCAGTATATGATATTAAGGAACTGGAATCGTTGCAGAATGCAGAGCTGGCACTCGACGGTACAAATGCACAAAATGCACTAGATAAAGAACGCAATCTTATGAATGAGGATCCCAAATGGCAGGATACTAATTATGTTTTGACGAATTATAAGACGGAACCATGTAAACGTCCACCGCGACTTTGCCGTCAAGGTTACGCTTGTCCACAGTATCACAATAGTAAGGATAAACGGCGAAGTCCACGCAAATTTAAGTATAG ATCCACACCATGCCCCAATGTTAAGCATGGCGAGGAGTGGGGCGAGCCTGGTAATTGTGAGGCTGGCGACAATTGCCAATATTGTCACACACGTACCGAACAACAATTTCATCCGGAAATTTACAAGTCAACTAAATGTAATGATGTACAACAAGCTGGCTACTGCCCACGTAGCGTCTTTTGTGCTTTTGCACATGTGGAAC CTTGCCCTATGGATGAATTGCGTGAGAATGCGCTTTCTGCCAGTTTGGCCAATTCTAGCTTATTATCACGTTCCTCGGCGCCAATTAACATTCCTAATTCTACGCTAAACAACTCAATGAACGGGGAAT atTACAATTCTGCCGGATTTTCCGTCAACATTCCAAGCAACTCGCTAACATACAGCCCAACCAGTCATAGCAACCTATTCAGCGTATCAGATGCATTTAACTATAGCGgttcaaatacaaataaactaaGTAATTCACTCTCAGCGGCCACGCAAAATGACAGTAGCAGCTTGTTTTTCCCGTCGCGCATCATATCTCCAGGTTTTGCTGATGGTTTATCAATAAGTCCCTCCGTTAG AATTTCCGAATTAAACTCAATACGTGATGACATCAACAGCAGTTCCGTTGGAAATATGTTGTTTGATAACACTATGCCAACTACTAAAAATGCATTCTCACTGCAATCactacaaaatcaaaataactcTGATGTTAATCGTTTATCTACTGAATTAATGACAAAAAATTCCCAAATTGTAAAACTAACGAATCGAATTGACGAGACCGCTAGAaag TTAAATTTAACGGAATTGCAACGTGACAAAGCCAAGCAGGAGGCCATTGAGTGGAAGGAGCGTTATGATTTGGCGCAAACGCAGCTGCATTTGTCTACCGAACTACGCAATTTATCGATACAAAAGCTGAAACAACTGCAG TCGAAATTGCGCACAGATTTAGAAGAGGTAGAAAAGGTTTTATACTTGGAGAATGCAAAGAAATGCATGAAATGTGAGGAGAACAATCGCACGGTCACCTTAGAACCATGTAATCATTTTATACTATGTGATTCATGCGCCTGCTCTGTGACGGAATGTCCATACTGTCAGGTGTCCGTAGTCACAACACACActtaa